One genomic window of Numida meleagris isolate 19003 breed g44 Domestic line chromosome 1, NumMel1.0, whole genome shotgun sequence includes the following:
- the ARL6 gene encoding ADP-ribosylation factor-like protein 6 produces the protein MGLFDKLAGWLGLKKKEVHVLCLGLDNSGKTTIINKLKPSNAQTQDIVPTIGFSIEKFKTSSLSFTVFDMSGQGRYRNLWEHYYKEGQAIIFVIDSSDKLRMVVAKEELDTLLNHPDIKHRRLPILFFANKMDLRDAISSVKVSQLLSLENIKDKPWHICASDALKGEGLQEGVDWLQDQMQAMKT, from the exons ATGGGATTGTTCGACAAGCTAGCAGGGTGGCTTGggctgaagaaaaaggaggttCATGTTTTGTGCCTTGGTTTGGACAACAGCGGCAAAACAACGATCATCAATAAACTGAAGCCTTCAAAT GCTCAAACTCAGGACATTGTTCCGACGATAGGATTCAGTATAGAGAAATTCAAGACATCCAG tttgTCTTTCACTGTATTTGATATGTCAGGCCAAGGCAGATACAGAAACCTCTGGGAACATTACTACAA AGAAGGCCAAGCCATTATTTTTGTCATTGATAGCAGTGACAAATTAAGAATGGTTGTGGCCAAAGAAGAACTTGACACTCTTCTGAATCATCCAG ATATTAAGCACCGTCGACTGCctattcttttctttgctaACAAGATGGACCTCAGAGATGCAATATCATCTGTGAAAGTATCACAGTTATTATCATTAGAAAACATCAAAGACAAGCCTTGGCATATCTg tgccAGTGATGCTCTTAAAGGAGAAGGTTTACAGGAAGGTGTGGACTGGCTCCAAG aTCAGATGCAAGCAATGAAGACATGA